The Bacteroidota bacterium genome window below encodes:
- a CDS encoding acyl-CoA carboxylase subunit beta codes for MTDIEFNKNEDAMRQLVDALKHRQSKIAEGGGAKNAAKQKEQGKMLARERIEYLIDKNTDFFEIGAFVAEDMYAEYGGCPAAGVVAGVGYVSGKQCVIVANDATVKAGAWFPMSGKKNLRLQEIAMENRLPIIYLVDSAGVFLPLQDEIFPDKEHFGRIFRNNAIMSSMGIIQVAAIMGSCVAGGAYLPIMSDEAMIVDKTGSIFLAGSYLVKAAIGEDIDNETLGGATTQCEVSGVTDNKFPNDKAALDHIRNIFSKLGDFEKAGFNRVKTVQPVKSIKELYGIVPSEASKQYDMHEVIARLVDGGEFDEYKDKYGQSIICGIARIDGWAVGIVANQRKVVKSKKGEMQFGGVIYSDSADKAARFIMNCNQRKVPLVFLQDVTGFMVGSRSEQGGIIKDGAKMVNAMSNSVVPKFTVIIGNSYGAGNYAMCGKAYDPRFIIGWPTAQIAVMGGAQAAKVLLQIQVSALKAKGKEITKEDETELLKKITDKYNSQISPYYAASRLWLDAIIDPAETRKWISMGIEAANHSPITKQYNVGIIQT; via the coding sequence ATGACAGATATAGAATTCAATAAAAATGAAGATGCCATGCGGCAATTGGTCGACGCATTAAAGCACAGACAAAGTAAAATTGCAGAAGGTGGTGGAGCAAAAAATGCTGCAAAACAAAAAGAGCAGGGAAAGATGCTTGCCCGTGAACGGATAGAATATCTGATCGATAAAAACACAGACTTTTTTGAGATCGGTGCTTTTGTTGCTGAAGACATGTATGCGGAATACGGTGGTTGTCCTGCTGCAGGAGTTGTTGCCGGAGTTGGTTATGTTTCAGGCAAACAATGTGTGATCGTTGCCAATGATGCAACTGTAAAAGCCGGAGCTTGGTTTCCTATGAGTGGCAAGAAAAATCTTCGTCTTCAGGAGATCGCAATGGAAAACAGATTACCGATCATTTACCTTGTAGACAGTGCAGGAGTATTTCTTCCTTTACAGGATGAGATCTTTCCTGATAAAGAACATTTCGGACGCATCTTTCGCAACAATGCAATTATGTCGTCTATGGGAATTATACAAGTTGCAGCGATCATGGGAAGTTGTGTAGCCGGTGGTGCATACTTACCTATCATGAGCGACGAGGCTATGATCGTTGATAAGACCGGATCTATTTTTCTTGCAGGATCTTATCTGGTAAAAGCAGCAATCGGCGAAGACATCGACAACGAAACATTAGGTGGAGCAACAACACAGTGTGAAGTGTCAGGAGTTACTGATAATAAATTTCCGAATGATAAAGCTGCACTTGATCACATCAGAAATATTTTCAGCAAACTTGGAGATTTCGAAAAAGCAGGATTCAACAGAGTGAAAACTGTTCAACCAGTTAAAAGTATAAAAGAACTTTACGGTATTGTGCCGAGTGAAGCATCAAAACAATACGACATGCATGAAGTCATTGCTCGTTTAGTTGATGGTGGTGAGTTCGATGAGTACAAAGACAAATACGGACAGAGTATTATTTGCGGAATTGCACGAATCGATGGCTGGGCAGTTGGTATTGTTGCAAATCAACGTAAGGTTGTGAAAAGCAAAAAAGGCGAAATGCAATTCGGCGGAGTCATCTATTCTGATTCTGCAGATAAAGCTGCTCGATTTATTATGAATTGCAATCAGAGAAAAGTTCCACTCGTTTTTCTGCAGGATGTAACCGGGTTTATGGTTGGTTCAAGAAGTGAACAAGGTGGAATCATTAAGGACGGAGCGAAAATGGTAAATGCCATGAGTAATTCTGTTGTTCCAAAATTTACTGTAATTATTGGGAACTCATATGGTGCCGGAAATTATGCAATGTGCGGTAAGGCATATGATCCACGATTTATCATTGGGTGGCCAACTGCTCAAATAGCAGTTATGGGTGGCGCACAGGCAGCAAAAGTTTTATTGCAAATTCAGGTGAGTGCTTTAAAAGCAAAAGGTAAAGAGATCACCAAAGAAGATGAAACAGAATTGCTGAAGAAGATCACAGACAAATATAATTCGCAGATCTCTCCTTATTATGCTGCATCACGATTGTGGCTCGATGCTATCATCGATCCTGCTGAGACCCGTAAATGGATCTCCATGGGAATTGAAGCAGCCAACCACTCTCCTATCACTAAACAATATAACGTAGGGATAATACAGACTTGA
- a CDS encoding DMT family protein codes for MTFAWYGHLQFKKWNVFQTTGLIGLILISWAIALFEYMFMVPANKLGFNENGGPFNLFQLKILQEVITLVVFSFCAIFIFKTDKLQWNYLVGFGFLILAVFFIFKKWN; via the coding sequence ATGACGTTCGCATGGTATGGTCATTTACAATTCAAGAAATGGAACGTTTTTCAGACTACAGGTTTAATTGGCTTGATATTAATAAGTTGGGCAATTGCTTTGTTTGAATACATGTTTATGGTCCCTGCTAACAAACTAGGTTTCAATGAGAATGGCGGACCATTTAACCTCTTTCAATTAAAGATCTTACAGGAAGTGATTACGCTGGTAGTCTTCTCATTTTGTGCAATCTTTATTTTCAAGACCGATAAACTTCAATGGAACTATCTGGTAGGTTTTGGCTTTTTGATTTTAGCAGTATTTTTTATCTTTAAAAAATGGAATTGA
- a CDS encoding glycoside hydrolase family 16 protein: MKLKLTGILIGLSVFSILIVAFAIDMNGKNDFEIVSGSKNVAGTIEFSGYTWTIKDSYGKHTGPGTNYFSGSKENVYVDPNGKLHLRLTMRNDKWYCPEVRMLNNLGYGSYIFHIDSLENPLDKDIVVGLFMYDREDSINFHKEVDIEFSQWGKDNSLNSQYVMQPKEDEAYRFNTDFTKNSKHTIEIRKKKIVFKSAYESEDNKGCFQKNYSHHKIKPNKEYMSINERVSINVWLYKMSEPSNLKEFEIVISKFEFKPFRFPGILNPAPNPQQ, encoded by the coding sequence ATGAAATTAAAACTAACAGGTATTTTAATCGGACTAAGTGTATTTTCTATTTTAATAGTAGCATTTGCAATTGACATGAATGGGAAAAATGACTTTGAAATTGTAAGCGGATCAAAGAATGTAGCCGGTACGATTGAATTTTCCGGGTACACATGGACTATAAAAGATTCTTATGGTAAACATACCGGTCCGGGAACAAATTATTTCTCAGGCTCAAAAGAAAATGTTTATGTTGATCCAAATGGCAAACTCCATCTCAGACTCACGATGAGAAATGACAAATGGTATTGTCCTGAAGTACGAATGCTGAATAACCTTGGATATGGAAGCTATATTTTCCATATCGATTCACTCGAAAATCCTTTGGATAAAGATATCGTTGTTGGATTATTTATGTACGACAGAGAAGATTCTATAAATTTTCATAAAGAAGTTGACATAGAATTTTCTCAATGGGGAAAAGACAATTCTTTGAATTCTCAGTATGTAATGCAACCAAAAGAAGATGAAGCATATCGTTTTAATACTGATTTCACAAAAAACTCGAAACACACAATAGAGATCCGAAAAAAGAAGATCGTTTTCAAGTCAGCTTATGAAAGTGAAGACAACAAAGGATGTTTTCAAAAAAACTATTCACATCATAAGATCAAACCGAATAAAGAGTACATGAGTATAAACGAAAGAGTCAGCATAAATGTCTGGTTGTACAAGATGTCGGAACCTTCAAACCTCAAGGAATTTGAGATCGTTATATCAAAGTTTGAATTCAAACCATTCAGATTTCCGGGAATCTTAAATCCGGCACCAAATCCTCAACAGTAA
- a CDS encoding tyrosine-type recombinase/integrase, whose protein sequence is MNFLKLSNVHFEIGFVKVLGKGDKERLVPIGSVAIKYIKIYINEIRCHVNISGGSEDYVFLNKNGKPLSRVMVFMIIKQLAEKINLKKSISPHTFRHSFATHLIEGGADLRAVQEMLGHESITTTEIYTHLDRDFLRASILKHHPRA, encoded by the coding sequence ATTAATTTCCTGAAATTATCGAATGTTCACTTTGAAATTGGCTTTGTAAAAGTGCTTGGCAAAGGTGACAAAGAAAGACTTGTCCCCATTGGAAGTGTCGCAATTAAATACATAAAAATTTATATCAATGAAATTCGTTGCCATGTGAATATTTCAGGTGGTTCCGAAGATTACGTTTTCCTGAATAAAAATGGAAAGCCATTATCACGAGTAATGGTATTCATGATCATAAAACAATTAGCAGAAAAAATAAACTTAAAAAAAAGTATAAGTCCGCACACATTCCGCCATTCATTCGCAACACACCTTATTGAAGGCGGAGCAGATCTCAGAGCTGTTCAGGAAATGCTCGGACATGAATCCATTACCACCACAGAAATCTATACACATCTCGATCGCGATTTTTTACGCGCATCGATATTAAAACATCATCCTCGCGCATGA
- a CDS encoding site-specific integrase yields MGFKSYLKLERSLSENSVEAYLHDLNMLEQFLVISKQALSPSEIKVNHLREFLQWINELGLSARSQARIISGLKGFFKYCLIENIVTDDPSQLLDSPRLGRKLPDTLTVHDINNLIDAIDLSKPEGVRNKAMLETLYSCGFRVSELIS; encoded by the coding sequence ATGGGTTTCAAGTCCTACTTGAAACTGGAGCGTTCGCTTTCAGAAAATTCTGTGGAAGCTTATCTGCATGACTTGAATATGCTCGAACAATTTCTTGTCATTTCAAAGCAAGCTCTCAGTCCATCCGAAATTAAAGTAAATCATCTCCGTGAATTTTTACAATGGATAAATGAATTAGGTCTAAGCGCAAGAAGTCAGGCCCGGATCATTTCAGGCTTGAAAGGATTTTTTAAATATTGTCTGATAGAGAATATTGTAACGGATGATCCCTCACAACTTCTGGACTCACCACGTCTGGGTAGAAAACTTCCTGATACACTGACTGTACATGATATCAATAATCTGATTGATGCAATTGATCTAAGTAAACCGGAAGGAGTCCGAAATAAAGCAATGTTGGAAACTCTTTACAGTTGTGGTTTCCGTGTGAGTGAATTAATTTCCTGA
- the aroQ gene encoding type II 3-dehydroquinate dehydratase yields MNIHIINGPNLNLLGKREPDLYGNLSFEAFFEVLKQEFQEVNLSYYQSNVEGELINNLHEKGFSVDGIILNAGGYTHTSVAIGDAVAAIKTPVVEVHISNIFAREEYRHISLIAGKCIGSISGFGMDSYKLAIIGLMNRKSI; encoded by the coding sequence ATGAACATCCATATAATTAACGGGCCAAATCTCAATCTGCTTGGTAAAAGGGAACCGGATTTATACGGCAATCTGTCATTCGAAGCTTTTTTCGAAGTATTGAAGCAGGAATTTCAGGAAGTAAATCTCTCATATTACCAATCAAATGTAGAAGGTGAGCTTATCAATAACCTGCACGAAAAAGGATTTAGTGTCGATGGAATAATTCTGAATGCCGGTGGTTATACACATACTTCAGTTGCAATCGGAGATGCAGTGGCGGCTATTAAAACTCCTGTGGTCGAAGTTCATATTTCTAATATTTTTGCAAGAGAAGAATACCGACACATTTCTTTAATTGCCGGAAAATGTATCGGCAGCATTAGCGGTTTCGGAATGGATTCGTATAAACTGGCAATCATCGGTCTGATGAATAGGAAGTCTATTTGA